Proteins encoded within one genomic window of Actinoplanes octamycinicus:
- a CDS encoding methionine ABC transporter permease, which yields MTWSEVFELLGPATTETLYMVGVSALFTAIGGLLIGVLFVLTEPGGLLPARPVNALLGLIVNLGRSIPFLILMVSITPFTRLVAGVSIGTDAAIVPLVVGAIPFFARIVETALHEVPGDVVAAATAIGAGRGAIVGKVLLREALPALISGFTITIIALTGYTAMAGTVGGGGIGAFAIDYGYNRFEGKAMLAAVVILLIFVQLIQMAGDLLARRLSHR from the coding sequence GTGACCTGGTCCGAAGTGTTCGAGCTGCTCGGCCCGGCGACCACCGAGACCCTCTACATGGTCGGGGTCTCCGCGCTGTTCACCGCGATCGGCGGCCTGCTGATCGGCGTGCTGTTCGTGCTCACCGAGCCGGGCGGCCTGCTGCCGGCCCGCCCGGTGAACGCGCTGCTCGGCCTGATCGTCAACCTCGGCCGCTCGATCCCGTTCCTGATCCTGATGGTCTCGATCACCCCGTTCACCCGGCTGGTCGCGGGCGTCAGCATCGGCACCGACGCGGCGATCGTCCCGCTCGTGGTCGGCGCCATCCCGTTCTTCGCCCGGATCGTCGAGACGGCGCTGCACGAGGTGCCCGGCGATGTGGTGGCCGCGGCCACCGCGATCGGCGCCGGCCGCGGCGCGATCGTCGGCAAGGTGCTGCTCCGCGAGGCGCTGCCCGCGCTGATCTCCGGCTTCACCATCACGATCATCGCGCTCACCGGGTACACCGCGATGGCCGGCACGGTCGGCGGCGGCGGCATCGGCGCGTTCGCCATCGACTACGGCTACAACCGCTTCGAGGGCAAGGCGATGCTCGCCGCGGTCGTCATCCTCCTGATCTTCGTTCAGCTCATCCAGATGGCGGGCGATCTGCTCGCCCGCCGGCTCTCCCACCGATAG
- a CDS encoding methionine ABC transporter ATP-binding protein, whose protein sequence is MTAVDGVDLTVGAGEVYGVLGRSGAGKSTLLRCVNMLERPDAGTVTVDGVELTTLRRRDLRLARHRIGMIHQHFALLSSRTVAGNVAFALEVTGTPRAERRARVAELLDLVGLSERAEAYPAQLSGGQKQRVGIARALAARPKVLLSDEATSALDPETTESILRLLLDLNRRLGLTILLITHEMTVVKRICTSAAIMRDGRFVESGTVAELLQRPGSELARDLFPLDAPAELPGVTVVDVTVSGADADAPIIAELARRFDTDVRILSGSVETLAATRAGRWRLALPGGPEQNSAALEFLRSRGAEVGVAS, encoded by the coding sequence GTGACGGCGGTCGACGGGGTCGACCTGACCGTCGGCGCCGGCGAGGTCTACGGCGTGCTGGGCCGCAGCGGGGCCGGCAAGAGCACCCTGCTGCGCTGCGTCAACATGCTGGAGCGCCCGGACGCCGGCACGGTCACCGTGGACGGCGTCGAGCTGACCACGCTGCGCCGCCGAGACCTGCGCCTGGCCCGGCACCGGATCGGGATGATCCACCAGCACTTCGCGCTGCTCTCCTCGCGCACGGTGGCCGGCAACGTGGCGTTCGCGCTGGAGGTGACCGGGACGCCGCGCGCCGAGCGCCGGGCCCGGGTCGCCGAGCTGCTCGACCTGGTCGGGCTGAGCGAGCGCGCCGAGGCGTACCCGGCGCAGCTCTCCGGCGGTCAGAAACAGCGCGTCGGCATCGCCCGCGCGCTCGCCGCCCGGCCCAAGGTGCTGCTCTCCGACGAGGCCACCTCGGCGCTCGACCCGGAGACCACCGAGTCGATCCTGCGCCTGCTGCTCGACCTGAACCGGCGGCTCGGCCTGACCATCCTGCTGATCACCCACGAGATGACCGTGGTGAAACGGATCTGCACGTCCGCCGCGATCATGCGGGACGGCCGGTTCGTCGAGTCCGGGACGGTCGCCGAGCTGCTCCAGCGGCCCGGCTCCGAGCTGGCCCGGGACCTGTTCCCGCTGGACGCCCCGGCCGAGCTGCCCGGCGTCACGGTCGTCGACGTCACGGTCAGCGGCGCCGACGCGGACGCGCCGATCATCGCCGAGCTGGCCCGGCGGTTCGACACCGACGTACGCATCCTGAGCGGCTCGGTGGAGACGCTCGCCGCGACCCGCGCGGGTCGCTGGCGGCTCGCCCTGCCCGGCGGCCCGGAGCAGAACAGCGCGGCCCTGGAATTCCTGCGCAGCCGCGGCGCAGAGGTGGGGGTGGCGTCGTGA
- a CDS encoding response regulator: MAGVIRVLIADDDPLVRVGLSMVLGAGPDLQLVGEAADGAEAVELARRLRPDVVLMDIRMPRMDGLTATGEIRRAGPEPAVIVLTTFDTDEHLLGALRLGANGFLLKDIAPEAILDAVRRAAAGEPILAPAVLPRLITHAVGRPEQAGPGEGAARARAALDRLSEREREVAEAVATGSSNAEIGAELHMSVPTVKAYVSRLLEKLGCANRVQVAILVHESRQ, from the coding sequence GTGGCCGGTGTGATTCGGGTGTTGATCGCGGACGACGATCCGCTGGTCCGGGTGGGTCTGTCGATGGTCCTCGGCGCCGGGCCGGACCTGCAGCTCGTCGGCGAGGCCGCGGACGGCGCGGAGGCCGTCGAGCTGGCCCGGCGGCTGCGGCCGGACGTGGTGCTGATGGACATCCGGATGCCGCGGATGGACGGGCTGACCGCGACCGGGGAGATCCGCCGGGCCGGCCCGGAGCCCGCGGTGATCGTGCTGACCACCTTCGACACCGACGAGCACCTGCTCGGTGCGCTCCGGCTCGGGGCGAACGGGTTCCTGCTCAAGGACATCGCCCCGGAGGCGATCCTGGACGCGGTCCGCCGGGCGGCGGCCGGGGAGCCGATCCTCGCGCCCGCGGTGCTGCCCCGCCTGATCACCCACGCGGTGGGCCGGCCGGAGCAGGCCGGGCCGGGGGAGGGCGCCGCTCGGGCGCGGGCCGCGCTCGACCGGCTCAGCGAGCGGGAGCGCGAGGTGGCCGAGGCGGTGGCCACCGGCAGCTCGAACGCGGAGATCGGCGCCGAGCTGCACATGAGCGTGCCGACCGTGAAGGCCTACGTCTCCCGGCTGCTGGAGAAGCTGGGCTGCGCCAACCGGGTGCAGGTCGCGATCCTGGTGCACGAGTCCCGGCAGTGA
- a CDS encoding sensor histidine kinase, with protein sequence MRVSERAAERVFDLAAIVASWFGALVIAGTAEASGRISGEATFFSLLLAMAASLALWWRRRCPVAVALLFVPVGAVTDFAGVAGLISFYTLVTLRRGRVIGVVLAGTLAGALVYSRFRPDPDMSMAGEFVFTLVFSVATLAVGVAMRARRDLIEVLRERASRAEEGARVRAERLRARERERIAREMHDALAHRISMVSLHAGALQIRPDLTPDEVAKAATTIRDSAHQALEDLREILGVLRAGPGDGLRPQPGLAQLDELLADARTAGMKIDLVDRRDDGPAGPALGRTVYRLVQEGLTNAGKHAPDAVVRVELSGSRSGELHVRIENPIPVRRAPAPPGAGAGLIGLAERVDLLGGRLRHGIHHDPDGALTFRLEAWLPWPV encoded by the coding sequence GTGAGGGTGTCGGAGCGGGCCGCCGAGCGGGTCTTCGACCTGGCGGCGATCGTGGCCTCCTGGTTCGGCGCGCTGGTGATCGCCGGGACCGCGGAGGCCAGCGGGCGGATCAGCGGCGAGGCGACCTTCTTCAGCCTGCTGCTGGCGATGGCGGCGTCGCTGGCGCTGTGGTGGCGGCGCCGCTGCCCGGTCGCGGTCGCCCTTCTGTTCGTGCCGGTCGGCGCGGTCACCGACTTCGCCGGGGTGGCCGGGCTGATCTCCTTCTACACGCTGGTCACCCTGCGGCGTGGCCGGGTGATCGGGGTGGTGCTGGCGGGCACCCTGGCGGGCGCGCTGGTCTACAGCCGGTTCCGGCCGGACCCGGACATGTCGATGGCCGGCGAGTTCGTCTTCACCCTGGTCTTCTCGGTCGCGACCCTGGCGGTCGGCGTCGCCATGCGCGCCCGCCGTGACCTGATCGAGGTGCTGCGCGAGCGGGCGTCGCGGGCCGAGGAGGGGGCCCGGGTACGGGCCGAGCGGCTGCGCGCGCGGGAGCGGGAGCGGATCGCCCGGGAGATGCACGACGCGCTCGCGCACCGGATCTCGATGGTCAGCCTGCACGCCGGGGCGCTGCAGATCCGGCCGGACCTCACCCCGGACGAGGTGGCGAAGGCGGCGACGACCATCCGGGACAGCGCCCACCAGGCCCTCGAGGACCTGCGCGAGATCCTCGGGGTGCTGCGCGCCGGGCCGGGGGACGGGCTGCGGCCGCAGCCCGGGCTGGCCCAGCTGGACGAGCTGCTCGCGGACGCCCGGACCGCCGGGATGAAGATCGACCTCGTCGATCGGCGGGACGACGGTCCGGCCGGGCCGGCGCTCGGGCGGACCGTCTACCGGCTGGTCCAGGAGGGGCTGACCAACGCCGGCAAGCACGCGCCGGACGCGGTCGTCCGGGTCGAGCTGTCCGGCAGCCGCTCCGGGGAACTGCACGTCCGGATCGAGAACCCGATCCCGGTACGGCGTGCGCCGGCGCCGCCGGGTGCCGGAGCCGGGCTGATCGGCCTCGCCGAGCGGGTCGACCTGCTCGGCGGCCGCCTCCGGCACGGCATCCACCACGACCCGGACGGGGCGCTGACCTTCCGGCTGGAGGCCTGGCTACCGTGGCCGGTGTGA
- a CDS encoding YqeB family protein, with amino-acid sequence MTRTSAELGFAPLDRLLILCGPAALGLLLTAALPAVARWALGLHLPLPFRPAVVLIGKIDSPWELAVQGAVLVVAGLFVTAALVEHLTPVTVTFDQARFGERTLSRSEITALFLDRDTLVVLDRESRQAVRCTPRARRSALAATFPEFGYPWRDADPYADLYRPWQTGDDLPPEVDAVLSARAVAVRKKAGKEAGELRTTLEKLGFSVRDEGDKQFWRPLVRS; translated from the coding sequence ATGACCCGGACCTCCGCCGAGCTCGGCTTCGCGCCGCTGGACCGCCTGCTGATCCTCTGCGGCCCGGCGGCGCTCGGGCTGCTGCTCACCGCGGCGCTGCCGGCCGTCGCCCGGTGGGCGCTCGGCTTGCACCTGCCGCTGCCGTTCCGGCCGGCCGTGGTGCTGATCGGCAAGATTGACTCGCCGTGGGAGCTGGCGGTGCAGGGCGCCGTCCTGGTCGTGGCCGGGTTGTTCGTGACCGCGGCGCTGGTCGAGCACCTGACGCCGGTCACGGTCACCTTCGACCAGGCGCGGTTCGGCGAGCGGACGCTGTCCCGGTCCGAGATCACCGCGCTCTTCCTGGACCGCGACACGCTGGTCGTGCTGGACCGGGAGTCGCGGCAGGCGGTGCGCTGCACGCCGCGGGCCCGGCGCTCGGCGCTGGCCGCGACGTTTCCGGAGTTCGGCTACCCGTGGCGGGACGCCGATCCGTACGCCGATCTCTACCGCCCGTGGCAGACCGGCGACGACCTGCCGCCGGAGGTGGACGCGGTGCTGTCGGCCCGCGCGGTCGCGGTCCGGAAGAAGGCCGGCAAGGAGGCCGGCGAGTTGCGGACCACCCTGGAGAAGCTCGGCTTCTCGGTGCGCGACGAGGGCGACAAGCAGTTCTGGCGTCCGCTGGTGCGCTCGTGA
- a CDS encoding MFS transporter — protein MKDLIVLAAVVGGMLLALLDQTIVSTALPGITAELGGSAHYSWVVTAYLVSITASGPLYGRLSDRYGRKPLLLTGVGIFLLGSALCAAAGSMGQLIAFRAVQGLGAGALLPLCLALAAEMFPPGKSGRVQGMLGGVMGLSYVAGPLAGGFLTDHAGWRWVFLVNLPIGLVVILLIATRLPRRPGNPAAAGRPDYTGVAVFTAAVAALLIGLNQRDWRSIGLAVLLGVVFLLVETWAPEPVMPLRLFRVRSYALACAGAFGGAWALYASLVLVPRFLQEVEQVSATGSGVRMYPLMLGMVAGSALTGALIRHVRVCLAAGAVLIAAGALLAGFGGVLLVGLALIGLGLGPTMSGLTVVIQGAVPREFLGAATGNLGFFRQVGGSVALAVGDALHAAGQDLLTVVGMLAVAGAVLLLPVSLGLHRPKSAPADFRRLAHDRRPA, from the coding sequence GTGAAAGATCTGATCGTGCTCGCCGCCGTGGTCGGCGGCATGCTGCTCGCCCTCCTCGACCAGACCATCGTCAGCACCGCGCTGCCCGGGATCACCGCGGAGCTGGGCGGGTCCGCGCACTACAGCTGGGTGGTGACCGCGTACCTGGTGAGCATCACCGCGTCCGGTCCGCTCTACGGCCGGCTCTCCGACCGGTACGGGCGCAAGCCCCTGCTGCTCACCGGCGTCGGGATCTTCCTGCTCGGCTCGGCGCTGTGTGCCGCGGCAGGCTCGATGGGCCAGCTCATCGCGTTCCGCGCGGTCCAGGGCCTGGGCGCGGGTGCGCTGCTGCCGCTCTGCCTGGCGCTCGCCGCGGAGATGTTCCCGCCCGGGAAGAGCGGCCGGGTGCAGGGCATGCTCGGCGGCGTGATGGGGCTCAGCTACGTGGCCGGGCCGCTGGCCGGCGGGTTCCTCACCGATCACGCCGGGTGGCGCTGGGTGTTCCTGGTCAACCTGCCGATCGGGCTGGTGGTGATCCTGCTGATCGCCACCCGGCTGCCCCGGCGGCCGGGCAACCCGGCCGCGGCCGGCCGGCCGGACTACACCGGCGTCGCGGTCTTCACCGCGGCGGTCGCCGCGCTGCTGATCGGGCTGAACCAGCGGGACTGGCGCTCGATCGGCCTGGCGGTGCTGCTCGGCGTGGTGTTCCTGCTGGTCGAGACATGGGCGCCGGAGCCGGTCATGCCGCTGCGGCTGTTCCGGGTGCGGTCCTACGCGCTGGCCTGTGCCGGGGCGTTCGGCGGGGCCTGGGCGCTCTACGCCTCGCTGGTCCTGGTGCCGCGGTTCCTCCAGGAGGTGGAGCAGGTCAGCGCCACCGGCTCGGGCGTCCGGATGTACCCGCTGATGCTCGGCATGGTGGCCGGCAGCGCGCTCACCGGCGCGCTGATCCGGCATGTCCGGGTCTGCCTGGCCGCCGGCGCGGTGCTGATCGCGGCCGGTGCGCTGCTGGCCGGGTTCGGCGGGGTGCTGCTCGTGGGGCTGGCGCTGATCGGGCTGGGGCTCGGGCCGACCATGTCCGGGCTGACCGTGGTGATCCAGGGCGCGGTGCCGCGCGAGTTCCTCGGCGCGGCGACCGGCAACCTCGGGTTCTTCCGTCAGGTCGGCGGTTCGGTGGCGCTGGCCGTCGGGGACGCCCTGCACGCCGCGGGGCAGGACCTGCTGACCGTGGTCGGGATGCTGGCGGTCGCCGGCGCGGTGCTGCTGCTGCCGGTCAGCCTCGGCCTGCATAGACCAAAGTCGGCGCCCGCCGACTTTCGGCGACTGGCTCACGACCGGCGGCCCGCCTAG
- a CDS encoding PadR family transcriptional regulator, producing MSLRIALLGMLAAGGPTSGYDLAKKFDGSLSHVWPARHSQIYPELAKLAADGHATVRDEGSRGRKLYELTPAGRDFLDEWLRSADPAPKVRSESSLRLFLLPLLPPEVAVPLLRAEASRYAEQARVLAAERDARQPPDTPGRNGWYAADLGVRNFTAIRDWATATADHIEALPRSGMDGKV from the coding sequence ATGTCGCTTCGGATCGCGCTCCTCGGGATGCTCGCCGCCGGCGGCCCGACCTCCGGCTACGACCTGGCGAAGAAATTCGACGGCTCGCTCAGCCACGTCTGGCCGGCCCGGCACAGTCAGATCTACCCGGAGCTGGCCAAACTCGCCGCCGACGGGCACGCCACGGTGCGCGACGAGGGCAGCCGGGGCCGCAAGCTCTACGAGCTGACCCCGGCCGGCCGGGACTTCCTCGACGAGTGGCTGCGCAGCGCGGATCCGGCGCCCAAGGTCCGCAGCGAGTCGAGCCTGCGGCTCTTCCTGCTGCCGCTGCTCCCGCCGGAGGTCGCGGTGCCGCTGTTGCGCGCGGAGGCTTCCCGGTACGCCGAGCAGGCCCGCGTGCTGGCCGCCGAGCGCGACGCCCGGCAGCCGCCCGACACCCCCGGCCGCAACGGCTGGTACGCCGCCGACCTGGGCGTCCGCAACTTCACCGCGATCCGCGACTGGGCCACCGCGACGGCCGATCACATCGAAGCGCTCCCCCGGTCCGGAATGGACGGAAAAGTTTGA
- a CDS encoding PucR family transcriptional regulator — MIEPLRDVRSYRLPVEVVEPLRRGLPEVAVQTIAAIVMEVPAYAEPFAGELGHKIERAVQAALGTFLNLVSRPGTDPGTPLASALEAAYALGRGEARNGRSLDALLSAYRVGARVAWRELAAISVRSGQPAGTIADFAELVFAYIDELSAASVAGHADELAASGRIRLRHLQQLAQALVAGEPAHVLQAAAERAEWAPPQTLTAILLPERSSRSLIDLLDPRTLPLAGALPDLPGTAILLVPDPQGATRPHLTRLLTGHNAVIGPARPWQRAQCSVERAVRVHQLHTPARGEVVDTEEHLAELVVSADRSALADLRDWALAPLAGERGAAAAKLVETLRSWLLHHGRREDVAAELFVHPQTVRYRMARLRELYGEKLKDPQWVLALTIALAVPLAEG; from the coding sequence GTGATCGAGCCGTTGCGGGACGTTCGGTCGTACCGCTTGCCCGTCGAGGTCGTCGAGCCGCTCCGGCGCGGGCTGCCCGAGGTCGCCGTGCAGACCATCGCGGCGATCGTGATGGAGGTCCCGGCGTACGCGGAACCGTTCGCCGGCGAGCTCGGCCACAAGATCGAGCGGGCCGTGCAGGCGGCCCTGGGTACCTTCCTCAACCTGGTCTCCCGGCCCGGCACCGACCCCGGGACGCCGCTCGCCTCGGCCCTGGAGGCGGCCTACGCGCTCGGTCGCGGCGAGGCCCGCAACGGCCGCAGCCTGGACGCGCTGCTCTCCGCCTACCGGGTCGGCGCCCGGGTGGCCTGGCGCGAGCTGGCCGCGATCAGCGTCCGCTCCGGGCAGCCGGCCGGCACCATCGCCGACTTCGCCGAGCTGGTCTTCGCCTACATCGACGAGCTCTCCGCGGCCAGCGTCGCCGGGCACGCCGACGAACTGGCCGCCTCCGGCCGGATCCGGCTGCGGCACCTGCAGCAGCTGGCCCAGGCCCTGGTCGCCGGGGAGCCGGCGCACGTGCTGCAGGCGGCCGCCGAGCGCGCCGAGTGGGCCCCGCCGCAGACGCTCACCGCGATCCTGCTGCCGGAGCGGTCCTCCCGCTCGCTGATCGACCTGCTCGACCCGCGCACACTGCCGCTCGCCGGCGCCCTGCCGGACCTGCCGGGCACCGCGATCCTGCTGGTCCCGGACCCGCAGGGGGCCACCCGCCCGCACCTGACCCGGCTGCTCACCGGGCACAACGCGGTGATCGGCCCGGCCCGGCCGTGGCAGCGCGCGCAGTGCTCGGTGGAGCGCGCGGTCCGGGTCCACCAGCTGCACACCCCGGCCCGCGGCGAGGTCGTCGACACCGAGGAGCACCTGGCCGAGCTGGTCGTCTCCGCCGACCGGAGCGCCCTCGCCGACCTGCGGGACTGGGCGCTGGCGCCGCTCGCCGGGGAGCGCGGGGCGGCCGCCGCCAAACTCGTCGAGACGCTGCGCAGCTGGTTGCTGCACCACGGCCGGCGGGAGGACGTGGCGGCCGAGCTCTTCGTGCACCCGCAGACGGTCCGCTACCGGATGGCCCGGCTGCGCGAGCTCTACGGCGAGAAGCTCAAGGACCCGCAGTGGGTACTGGCGCTGACCATCGCCCTGGCGGTGCCACTCGCCGAGGGCTGA
- a CDS encoding ferredoxin reductase: protein MTSPVRPTRLGHVPVTQTLRNGAWRVVELVTTPVVPSDYLDVIAPLRNPNVLRARVEAVHRETANAVTLELRPGRGWRPHQPGQYVRLGVDVDGIRLWRSYSVSSAAGQPSGRISVTVNAVRDGVVSSYLLAHARRGMVLNLDLPAGDFVLPPARPAKSLFVTAGSGITPVMGILRSALHELPDVVVVHSARTPEDAVFGAELRALAAAGKLTLIERHTGADGRLKPADLAELVPDLFERETWACGPGEMLDALADHWSEAGAAERLHVERFRPTVLVAGDGGSVTFERSGAEVEAPAGVSILDAGEAAGQLMPSGCRMGICFKCVLPMRQGIVRDMRDGQITTAVEGDNVLIQTCISAAAGPCHLDA from the coding sequence ATGACTTCGCCCGTCCGACCCACCAGGCTTGGTCACGTGCCGGTTACCCAGACATTGCGCAACGGAGCGTGGCGAGTCGTCGAGCTGGTCACCACTCCGGTGGTGCCCTCCGATTATCTCGACGTGATCGCTCCCCTGCGCAACCCGAACGTTCTGCGCGCCCGGGTCGAGGCGGTGCACCGGGAGACCGCCAACGCGGTCACCCTGGAGCTGCGGCCGGGCCGCGGCTGGCGCCCGCACCAGCCCGGGCAGTACGTCCGGCTCGGTGTCGACGTCGACGGCATCCGCCTGTGGCGCTCCTACTCGGTGAGCAGCGCCGCCGGTCAGCCGTCCGGCCGGATCAGCGTGACGGTCAACGCGGTCCGCGACGGCGTGGTCAGCTCCTACCTGCTGGCCCACGCGCGCCGTGGCATGGTGCTCAACCTCGACCTCCCGGCCGGCGACTTCGTGCTGCCGCCGGCCCGCCCGGCGAAAAGCCTGTTCGTCACGGCCGGCAGCGGGATCACCCCGGTGATGGGCATCCTGCGCAGCGCCCTGCACGAGCTGCCCGACGTGGTCGTGGTGCACTCCGCCCGCACGCCGGAGGACGCGGTCTTCGGCGCCGAGCTGCGCGCCCTCGCCGCGGCCGGCAAGCTCACCCTGATCGAGCGGCACACCGGCGCCGACGGCCGGCTGAAGCCCGCCGACCTGGCCGAGCTGGTCCCCGACCTGTTCGAGCGGGAGACCTGGGCCTGCGGCCCGGGCGAGATGCTGGACGCGCTGGCCGACCACTGGAGCGAGGCGGGCGCCGCGGAGCGGCTGCACGTCGAGCGGTTCCGGCCGACCGTGCTGGTCGCCGGCGACGGCGGCTCGGTGACCTTCGAGCGCTCCGGCGCCGAGGTGGAGGCGCCGGCCGGGGTCTCCATCCTGGACGCCGGCGAGGCGGCCGGGCAGCTGATGCCGTCCGGCTGCCGGATGGGCATCTGCTTCAAGTGCGTGCTGCCGATGCGCCAGGGCATCGTCCGGGACATGCGCGACGGGCAGATCACCACCGCCGTGGAAGGCGACAACGTCTTGATCCAGACGTGCATCTCGGCCGCGGCCGGGCCCTGCCACCTGGATGCCTGA
- a CDS encoding fatty acid desaturase family protein, whose product MTTLQRLEDNPIAHLTAEDIEAIGRELDAIRDEVIAARGERDAAYIRRVIKVQRSLEMGSRAVLLFSLFPPAWIVGTAGLSVAKILENMEIGHNILHGQYDFMRDPKIHSTTWEWDMATPAEQWQHSHNEIHHKYTNVVGKDNDLGYGIMRVDENQRWHPFYLAQPLWNFINALFFEYGIAAYDLELGRNLKTKKRRSNPIFRKNLKAVGRKIGKQALKDYVIHPALSGPSFLHTMAANFTANVVRNVWSHSVIMCGHFPNGVSTFERTSIKGETRGEWYLRQMLGSANISGSKLMHIMTGNLSHQIEHHLFPDLPASRYAEVAVKVRALFEKYDLPYVTGPLPKQVASAWAKVIRLSLPNRKPTPDPDPMIPPRRPVAEPVTA is encoded by the coding sequence GTGACGACGCTGCAACGTCTGGAAGACAACCCGATCGCCCACCTCACCGCCGAGGACATCGAGGCGATCGGCCGGGAGCTGGACGCGATCCGGGACGAGGTGATCGCCGCCCGGGGGGAGCGCGATGCCGCCTACATCCGCCGCGTCATCAAGGTGCAGCGCAGCCTGGAGATGGGCAGCCGCGCGGTGCTGCTCTTCTCGCTCTTCCCGCCGGCCTGGATCGTCGGCACCGCCGGTCTGTCGGTGGCCAAGATCCTGGAGAACATGGAGATCGGCCACAACATCCTGCACGGCCAGTACGACTTCATGCGCGACCCGAAGATCCACTCCACCACGTGGGAGTGGGACATGGCGACGCCGGCCGAGCAGTGGCAGCACTCGCACAACGAGATCCACCACAAGTACACCAACGTGGTCGGCAAGGACAACGACCTCGGCTACGGCATCATGCGGGTCGACGAGAACCAGCGCTGGCACCCGTTCTACCTGGCCCAGCCGCTGTGGAACTTCATCAACGCGCTCTTCTTCGAGTACGGCATCGCCGCGTACGACCTGGAGCTGGGCCGCAACCTGAAGACCAAGAAGCGGCGCAGCAACCCGATCTTCCGGAAGAACCTCAAGGCGGTCGGCCGCAAGATCGGCAAGCAGGCGCTCAAGGACTACGTGATCCACCCGGCGCTGTCCGGCCCGTCGTTCCTGCACACGATGGCCGCGAACTTCACCGCCAACGTGGTCCGCAACGTGTGGAGCCACTCGGTGATCATGTGCGGGCACTTCCCGAACGGCGTGTCCACCTTCGAGCGGACCTCGATCAAGGGCGAGACCCGCGGCGAGTGGTATCTGCGGCAGATGCTCGGCTCGGCCAACATCTCCGGCAGCAAGCTGATGCACATCATGACCGGCAACCTGTCCCACCAGATCGAGCACCACCTCTTCCCGGACCTGCCGGCCAGCCGCTACGCCGAGGTCGCGGTCAAGGTGCGGGCGCTGTTCGAGAAGTACGACCTGCCCTACGTCACCGGCCCGCTGCCCAAGCAGGTCGCCTCGGCCTGGGCCAAGGTGATCCGCCTGTCGCTGCCGAACCGCAAGCCGACCCCGGACCCGGACCCGATGATCCCGCCGCGGCGCCCGGTCGCCGAGCCGGTCACGGCCTGA
- a CDS encoding alpha/beta hydrolase, with product MRTIALVVYDQLRAGRFDELAELFTPEMRAVVAPETVRVAWTVQTAGAPTEPGDPAAEETDQGLLRVRLPVRCPTGDFVIVLSHDESGRLHGLRLAPAAGAPWQPPRYARPFRFTECETSAGVLSLPNKTPNTTSRGQAVILLPGGGQQDRDGTDGPHKPLKDLAWGLAGRGIAVLRFDKPPPERTLTEEYVAPALAAVRQLREQRPAVDPDRIFLLGHSLGGKVAPRVAAAEPAIAGLILLAAEAMPTHRSAQRVARQLAARDPGPASAAMLAAVDRQVAVVDDALTAETPAADLPFGFPASYWLDLRDYDPVRTAAALRRPMLILQGGRDRQVTVADDLARWRAGLGARRDVRIRVLRGLDHMFYRGGHVHPAVVRKIARWLLARRATGK from the coding sequence ATGAGAACGATAGCGCTCGTCGTCTACGACCAGCTGAGGGCCGGGCGCTTCGACGAGCTGGCCGAGCTGTTCACTCCGGAGATGCGGGCCGTGGTCGCCCCGGAGACGGTCCGGGTCGCCTGGACCGTGCAGACCGCGGGCGCGCCCACCGAGCCCGGCGACCCCGCCGCCGAGGAGACAGATCAAGGGCTTCTTCGGGTACGACTCCCGGTGCGCTGCCCGACCGGCGACTTCGTGATCGTCCTGTCCCACGACGAGTCCGGTCGCCTGCACGGCCTGCGTCTCGCCCCGGCCGCCGGGGCCCCGTGGCAGCCGCCGCGCTACGCGAGGCCGTTCCGCTTCACCGAGTGCGAGACCAGCGCCGGAGTCTTGTCCCTGCCGAACAAAACGCCGAACACCACGAGCAGGGGGCAGGCGGTGATCCTGCTTCCCGGCGGTGGACAGCAGGACCGGGACGGCACCGACGGCCCCCACAAACCCCTCAAGGACCTCGCCTGGGGCCTGGCCGGCCGGGGCATCGCGGTGCTCCGCTTCGACAAGCCGCCGCCCGAGCGCACCCTCACCGAGGAATACGTCGCCCCGGCGCTCGCCGCCGTACGCCAATTGCGGGAACAGCGACCAGCCGTGGACCCGGACCGGATCTTCCTCCTCGGCCACAGCCTGGGTGGCAAGGTCGCGCCGCGGGTGGCCGCGGCCGAGCCCGCGATCGCCGGCCTGATCCTGCTCGCGGCCGAGGCGATGCCGACGCACCGATCCGCGCAGCGGGTCGCGCGGCAGCTGGCCGCGCGTGATCCGGGGCCGGCGAGCGCGGCGATGCTGGCCGCGGTCGACCGGCAGGTGGCGGTGGTCGACGACGCGCTGACCGCGGAGACGCCGGCCGCGGACCTGCCCTTCGGCTTTCCCGCGTCCTACTGGCTGGACCTGCGCGACTACGACCCGGTGCGGACCGCGGCGGCGCTCCGGCGGCCGATGCTGATCCTGCAGGGCGGCCGGGACCGTCAGGTGACCGTGGCCGACGATCTGGCGCGCTGGCGGGCCGGGCTCGGCGCCCGGCGGGACGTGCGGATCCGGGTGCTGCGCGGCCTGGACCACATGTTCTACCGGGGCGGGCACGTCCATCCGGCGGTGGTCCGGAAAATCGCCCGCTGGCTTCTGGCGCGGCGCGCTACCGGCAAGTAA